In the candidate division KSB1 bacterium genome, one interval contains:
- a CDS encoding class I SAM-dependent methyltransferase, whose protein sequence is MKIEKYLPEKAYVFLKKGVQQKHRFFYNRHLYRSLKHILEERKSEGLFENDLDLLQKLHELFPPHRTLSYNFNAIIHRARGRFDKILKQGILLKGMDVLDIGAGHGENLFLCDEYEFDSATGVDHSAERFYSHTNRLSVSLKNRITFIEGDLLRMSLPAESYDFIISINSFEHFANPKIVIDESYKILRPNGYFYIDFGPLFRSPFGAHRYRYIGVPYIQNLFSDEIAYHFLYNKLKINPGINTYTGAEIKDRDPYIEMNKWCYQQFEQLFKQDGRWDVVRFNKECNYKYHWMTEVFDDELMEFSQKDLFVTELTVILQKKDY, encoded by the coding sequence GTGAAAATTGAAAAATATCTACCAGAAAAGGCATATGTTTTTCTAAAAAAGGGGGTGCAGCAAAAACATAGATTCTTTTACAATCGTCATCTTTACCGTTCACTAAAACACATTCTAGAAGAGAGGAAGTCAGAGGGTTTGTTTGAGAATGATCTGGATTTGCTTCAAAAGTTGCACGAGTTATTTCCTCCACATCGCACCCTTTCTTATAATTTTAACGCTATCATCCATCGGGCAAGGGGTCGTTTTGACAAGATATTAAAACAGGGAATCTTGTTAAAAGGTATGGATGTGCTCGATATTGGTGCAGGGCATGGAGAAAACCTTTTTTTGTGTGACGAGTATGAGTTTGATTCGGCCACTGGAGTCGATCACTCAGCCGAAAGATTTTATTCACATACAAATCGATTATCGGTAAGCTTGAAAAATCGCATTACTTTTATCGAGGGGGATTTATTAAGAATGAGCTTGCCCGCTGAAAGCTACGATTTTATTATTTCAATTAACAGCTTTGAGCATTTTGCTAATCCTAAAATTGTTATTGACGAAAGTTACAAAATCCTCAGACCCAATGGCTATTTTTATATTGATTTTGGCCCGCTATTTCGAAGCCCTTTTGGGGCACATCGATATCGCTATATCGGAGTCCCCTATATCCAGAATTTATTTTCTGACGAAATCGCATATCATTTTCTTTACAATAAATTGAAAATTAATCCTGGAATTAATACTTATACTGGTGCAGAGATAAAAGATAGAGACCCTTATATTGAGATGAATAAATGGTGTTATCAGCAATTTGAGCAGCTGTTTAAGCAAGACGGGCGCTGGGACGTTGTCCGTTTTAATAAAGAATGTAACTACAAGTATCATTGGATGACTGAAGTATTTGATGATGAGCTGATGGAATTTTCCCAGAAAGATCTTTTCGTGACTGAACTTACGGTTATTTTGCAAAAGAAGGATTATTAA